In Cicer arietinum cultivar CDC Frontier isolate Library 1 chromosome 1, Cicar.CDCFrontier_v2.0, whole genome shotgun sequence, one DNA window encodes the following:
- the LOC101488545 gene encoding uncharacterized protein gives MDRRRSTTRPVTLSSGSATATTTITIESSDRSSSSSQQDQQQPEVLFLPLNRKKKKVSWKEGTVDNEFMQKKSSKKCCIFHKEKPFDEDDSDEDDVPHDSDKHPHDCCKNHEEASPSS, from the coding sequence ATGGACAGGCGCAGGAGCACCACCCGACCAGTAACCTTATCTTCAGGTTCTGCTACTGCAACCACCACCATAACAATTGAAAGCTCAGATAGATCATCCTCTTCATCTCAGCAGGACCAACAGCAACCCGAAGTCCTTTTTCTCCCCCTCAATCGCAAGAAAAAGAAGGTGTCGTGGAAAGAGGGCACTGTGGACAATGAATTTATGCAGAAAAAGAGTTCCAAGAAGTGTTGTATCTTTCACAAAGAGAAGCCCTTTGATGAAGATGATAGCGATGAAGATGATGTACCACATGACTCTGATAAACATCCCCATGATTGTTGCAAGAATCACGAAGAAGCTAGCCCGAGCAGTTAG
- the LOC101497647 gene encoding uncharacterized protein At5g08430-like gives MRNDLLKQPTILELEQKAKTLHEDIIKHWISRELALLRNHIDLADEKGWSREYPFMMFLLMLPQIRKLKGQNIENC, from the exons ATGAGAAATGATTTGCTCAAACAGCCAACTATA CTGGAGCTTGAGCAGAAAGCCAAAACTCTGCATGAAGATATAATAAAGCAT TGGATCTCAAGGGAATTAGCATTGTTACGAAATCACATTGATCTGGCAGATGAAAAAGGATGGAGTAGAGAATATCCTTTCATGATGTTTTTGTTGATGCTACCTCAGATTAGAAAGCTAAAAGGCCAAAATATTGAGAATTGTTAA